The proteins below are encoded in one region of Sulfolobus islandicus Y.N.15.51:
- a CDS encoding IS607-like element ISC1913 family transposase, whose translation MERLLRPKEACQLLSISYSTLLRWIREGKIRVVTTEGGKYRIPYSEIKKYLERREETRAVIYARVSSTDQREDLERQINYLTNYATAKGYKVVEVLKDIASGLNTQRKGLLKLFKLVEGRSVDIVLITYKDRLTRFCFEYIEEFFSTMGVKIEVVFGEEPKDDAQELVEDLISIITSFAGKIYGMRSHKKTLLVQGVKKLIGELSGEDSEVKG comes from the coding sequence GTGGAGAGACTACTGAGGCCTAAGGAGGCTTGCCAACTACTCAGCATTTCATACTCAACACTCCTACGGTGGATTAGAGAAGGAAAAATAAGGGTAGTAACAACTGAAGGAGGGAAGTATAGGATACCTTACAGCGAGATTAAGAAGTACTTAGAAAGGAGGGAAGAGACGAGGGCTGTAATTTACGCTAGGGTGTCCTCTACCGATCAGAGAGAAGACTTGGAGAGACAAATAAACTACCTAACAAATTACGCAACAGCAAAAGGTTACAAGGTAGTTGAAGTACTGAAAGATATAGCTAGCGGGTTGAACACACAAAGGAAAGGATTGCTTAAATTATTCAAACTTGTTGAGGGGAGGAGTGTCGACATCGTATTAATAACATACAAAGACAGACTTACAAGGTTCTGTTTCGAGTACATTGAAGAGTTCTTCTCAACCATGGGAGTTAAGATTGAAGTAGTTTTCGGTGAGGAGCCCAAAGATGACGCACAAGAGCTAGTTGAGGACTTAATCTCAATCATTACCTCATTCGCTGGGAAAATTTACGGAATGAGGAGTCACAAGAAAACACTCCTAGTTCAAGGCGTAAAAAAGTTGATAGGTGAGTTAAGTGGAGAGGACAGTGAAGTTAAGGGTTAA